TCAACTGGTTGTTTACTATGTTTAGGGGTCGAGTGCGTTTTACAACACCTATGCTTTGGTTTTTAGGGTTTGTATTTATCTTTACCACAGGTGGTATGACTGGTGTGTTGTTATCAGTTGCACCAGTAGACTTTCAGGTACATAATAGCTTATTTTTAATTGCACATTTCCACTCGATGGTAATTGGTGGTGTTTTGTTTGGCTTTTTAGCGGGTATTACTTACTGGTTCCCTAAATTTATGGGCTTTAAGCTTCATGAGGGCTTAGGTAAATATGCCTTTTGGTGTTGGTTTATTGGTTTTTTATTAGCTTTCATACCCTTGTATGTTTTAGGACTGATGGGAGCTAGTAGACGTTTAGATCATTATGAAGCAGCTACAGGATGGCAGCCTTTGTTTATAGTTGCAGCTATTGGGGTTACCGTTATCATCTGCGGTATTGGATTCCAGATCTTGCAGATACTTGTAAGCATTAAACAGCGCAAAGAAAATAGAGACCTTACAGGAGATCCGTGGAATGGTAGAACTCTAGAGTGGTCCACTTCTTCGCCACCGCCATTTTATAATTTTGCTATCCTTCCTGAAGTTCATGAAAGGGATTCTTTTTGGACTATGAAGCACACCAAGGTAGCAGAAAAACCACATTATAAAGACATTCACATGCCTAAAAATACCCCTATGGGGCTATTTATTGGTGGATTTAGCTTCATTTTAGGATTTGCTTTAATCTGGCATATGATCTGGCTGGGCATAATTGGGCTTATGGGCATAATTGCCTGCCTTGTTATTCGCATGTCTGATGATGATACCGATTACTATGTGCTAGCTGCAGAAATAGAAAAAATAGAGGCGAGATGCAAGAGTCTATAAACCAAGAAAAGACTGTTTTTGGATTTTGGGTCTATCTAATGACAGATTGTATTTTATTTGCAACGCTCTTTGCAACGTATGCAGTGCTACGTAATAACACGTATGGTGGACCTTCGGGATATGAGTTGTTTTCCCTGCCATTTGCTTTAAGCGAAACCCTTATCTTGCTGACTAGCAGCTTTACTTGTGGGCTTGCTATGTTAGCAGCACACGCTAAGAATAGAAAAAAAGTACTTGCTTGGCTAGGAGTGTCTTTTTTATTAGGCATAGCTTTTCTAACCATGGAGCTAAAAGAGTTTACTCATCTAGTTCATGAAGGAAATAGTTGGCAGAGAAGTGGGTTTTTATCT
This window of the Candidatus Rhabdochlamydia sp. T3358 genome carries:
- the cyoC gene encoding cytochrome o ubiquinol oxidase subunit III; translated protein: MQESINQEKTVFGFWVYLMTDCILFATLFATYAVLRNNTYGGPSGYELFSLPFALSETLILLTSSFTCGLAMLAAHAKNRKKVLAWLGVSFLLGIAFLTMELKEFTHLVHEGNSWQRSGFLSAFFTLVATHGLHITAGLLWMVFVVVQLLRKGIICVTFKRLTCLSMFWHFLDVVWIFIFTIVYLMGAI